The nucleotide window TGTCAACCTCGGAAGCCGAGGAAGCCTTGAGCATTTTAGCCGCTAAAAATACCCCCAAAAAACAGTGGATCAATTTCATGCCTTAAAAAATTGCCGAACCCAATCAAAACATTCCATTTGCAATTGACTTTCTACCGTACCATTTGCTCCCCCACGACTTTACAGGGTCTTCTTCCCCAAGATCTCATTAATCTCATCAAGGTGCTCGGAAAAGTTATCAACCAAGTTATCCCACATCTTGGGCTCGTGCTCGTGCTTCTTATCGCTGTTCCACGCCCAGTCGGTGATGGTCAGTTGTCTGCAGCTCTCAAACATGAATGCCACTGCGCCTTTGGAGATTTGCATCTGCGGCGGGGGTTGAGCTGACGCTGCCTTGAATTCCTACGTTCTATTAGCACATGATCGTGATAATGGGTGATGACCAGGGACTTACTTCGTAGGCTACACCGTGAGGAACCCAGCCGCACTCAAACGAAACACCACCTGGCTGAAACTCATCAGATCGTCCCGCATACTCTCCATAGATAAGCCCCATCAGCTCAGAAGCTGCATTGCGATGATAATAAGGTGGTCGGTACGTATGCGACGCGACATCCCAGCGGGGAGAAAAGATGAGAAAGTCCGCCAACGGAGCATTCGCATCTCGTGAAGCCGCCGTCAAAACGCAAAAGATCGACGGGTCAATGTGATCAACAGAGATAGATCCGACATTGATAAACTTGGTAAGATCATACTTGTAAGGCGCATAGTTACCATGCCAAGCGACAACGTCAAAGGGGCAGTGGTTCTGCGTGCTCTTAAAGAAGCGCCCGCCAAGTTTATACACGATCTCCCACGGATCATCACGCGTAACCGTGTAGTTCGCCTTGGGGTACAAAAAGTCTCTCGCGTTAGCAAGACCATTTGATCCCAGCGGTCCAAGCTCAGGAAGTTCAAAGTGCGAGCCCCAGACCTCAAGGATATAACCCCTAGTCGGACCCTCAACAGCGACCTTGAAGCGTTGACCGCGCTGAATAACGCAGATCTCGCCAGGTTGGACGTAAAGACTGCCGAATTCAGTTTGGATGTCGAGATTGCCTTGTTGCGCGATGATGAGAAAGTCTCCGTCTGAGTTCACAAACGCGCGCTTCTCCATGCTCTTTGTGGCGGAGAAGATGTGTGTTGCGAGGCCTTCGCGGAGGGTAGGGTCGCCTGGAGTTTGTCAGAGGTGGTGGGTGAGAGGGAGGGGTGGGGGGAGTACCTGAGCCGGCGATGGTGCGGAGGCCAGAGATGAAGTCGGTGCCTTCGGAAATGTCGAAGGGGAGCTTGGAGGGTTagttgatggtgatgaagagttGGGATGTTGGTTTACTTACCCAGGCTAGCTGTGTTGGTGAGATTCTGACTGCAGGGTTAAGAGGCAGAAAGCAGCTCTCTgtcccttcaaccttggGCATATCCGTCTACCCAAGTCAGCAATAATAGTTCCCCAAAGGCGTCAAAACTTACAAATCCCTGGTGAGCAACAGCAGGTCTCGCTCGGTACAGCCACGAATTCTTATTAGCCTGCCGAGAAGCACCAAACGACGTCGTCATCTGTTCAGCATACAGACCGAACCTAACACATCTCGGACTATTCTGTCCCTGCGGAATAGTTCCAGGAATAGCCTCTGATTCATGATGGTTATTGAAACCAGAGAGGTACGTATACGGATCATTCTTTCGAAGCGCAAAGGAGGGAATACTTCCATCCTTCTGGGTCTCAGCCCAGTGAAAGATGTTTTGATAATCCTCTGATggcgccatgatgaagagatgctAAGAAAAGTGAAGCAAGATCCGGGAATGGCGGGAAACGGTTGAGCTTGTTTTTATATAAATCACTTGATAAGGTGCATTCACCCCGCTCCTTGGCTACCCCATCGGCGGCAGTTGGCCCGAGGCTAGTGTTAGGTTCAAAGCCAGGAAATAGTGGGAATTTGGGATCCACGATCTACGTAATCTATGCTTACCATTCGATCAGTCAGACGGAACCAAGGGAACTTTATGGTTGCAAGTGGAGACGTCGGATATAGAGACGCTCAAGTTTGAGGGTGTACCGGAAATACAGAATATTGATACATCACTTTCATAGGATGAATAGGATGgctttaataataatttgCGTTGTTTTGATGTCAGCTGACGCCCAGCCACTCTTCTTGTACATCAAGTGACTGCTTCTAGTCGGAAGCATACCGCCGATGCAGATCATTGTGAACCTCACTCAACGACTGTTCACTCGCCTCTAGGATTCACGACCGGGATTAAAGAATGTTAATACATCACTTTCAGAGGACGGCTTTAATAATAGTGTCTGTTATTTGAGTGCCAGATGACTGTAGATCCCTTCTCTATGCACAAAGAGGCTTTATCTGAAGTCGCTGTAGTCATCATTGTATTGCCCAGTCAGAAAATCATAATTCATACTCATCGACATCTCACTCGCCTCCAGGATCCAATACCCAGCACCGGGACTCTGCAAGTGATACGGAGGCTTCGGGTAGCTGTCTACATAAGGTAGCTGTATGACATCAAACCCGCCCTCATGCGCATCTTTGTCTTCGTCGGTATTGCCGAGCGTACGCCATAACTGACTGTAGGTGATCTGTTTGCCTGTAGTTGCGCTTCGAATCTGACCCCAGGACATGCGCGAAAACCACTCCATGGGGATGGCGAAAGCGCACTCTTTGATTGTTCTCGCCAGGGTGTCGAATAACGCGATCAGTTCATCTGGATCTGGATCGCGGGTATCCACGCCGCTCCATTCCATTGAGATGTAGAGGCGCTTGAGGTTTGGGAACCGGGGAGAATGGGGGTCAGGAAGAATGAGGCTGGTGATATCCCCGAGGACATTGTCTTTGGTAATGGGGGCTTGGATCTCGAGGGAGGTGATCTTGGTGAGATGGTGGTGGGTTATGAGCGATGGGAGTTCAGTGATTGTTGCTTCACTGGAGAGAATGATGGTGTTTGTAGAGTATAGAACATCAATAGTCTCGGCGTAGCTGTGACACTGTTAGTGAAGCTTATTGATAGATAGAGAATGCTGACATACTTTTGCCGACAGGACTGCAGCCAGCCCATGATGCCGATACTTTCAGGCGGTGGCTTCGGGACATTGATCGGATCACAGCAGCGATCAATCCAGGGACCTGGGTTGAGGCCACCGCGCGTCATGGGTCCCAGATCTGGATCATACTTTCGAGCGCAGATGCATCCATTCCATGACCAGAGTTTTCTCTGTGGATCCCCTAGGCCAGGATCGTCTGGTTCATCCAGTTCAAGGGAATATGGATCGTCTGGGTTACGAACAGAAGGATCAAAAGCGAGATGCATATGAAGACGTCTATCTCCAAACGCCAGCCGAAGGATATCGCGTCTTAGGTTAGCGGGGACCTTGAACCAGAGAGATTGTTGAAAGGCTGCAGCCGGTCGCTGCAGACTCttatcgtcatcatcatcactgaaGCCCGGCGGTGTAAGTGCACGAGGCCGTGTAGACGGTAGCTTTGGGATCAAATGTCTACAGTCTCGCCAGTCGCGATCAGGTCCAAAGTCTGGTGAATGAGCTGGACCAGGCGCTGCTCAAATATTAGCATACGCCGCAAATACCCAAGTAATAGGGGGAATACATTGTGAGCCTGGTGAGTAGCCTCCACTGAAGGAAAAGTCTGGCGATGGGAAATCGACAGGTGACGGTATTGGACTTGAAGGCGCCATGTTTAGGCGAGATGTTAGAGGCTGAATGAGAGCCTCAGGTATGTGAATGAGATTAATTAGCTTGCGGTCACGTGAAGGACAACGGTCATTCTTTCGGATTCCATCACAACAAGAGGGAGAATCCACCTGATTATCGTGCGAAGAGTTGAATTAGTTAATTTGCATAAGATTACTTTATTCTGTTATGCTAATTTCCTGTGGTTTCTGTTGGCCATCTAATCTACCGCAAGGTAGGGTATGTACCTCAACCAGCTAGCGCAACGCAATCGGGTTGATGTTTATCCTCACTGTCGTGCACTCCGAATTGCTCAACGTTCTACAAGATAAATACATTCAAAAAGTGACAATGTTGAACTTCCAAGAGTGCATGTTCTCTTGCATTACTATTTACGCGATACATCATATTCTCCAACTTGTCTCAACACGTGGCAATGATTAAGGCTTCAGCCCCAACTTGTTTTTGAGGCGTGTAAAGTCTTCAGCAACACCGTTTTTGGACCAGTCAAATTGATCCAGGTACCTAAAAAATCTCCATTAGAAACGGGAATGATTGTCACATCGGGTGATTGACTTACATCATGAAGGAAAAGAGTGCCAACGAGTCAGCGTTCTTGGTGGCCAGCTTGGGACCAGACCACTGGCTCGTATTGCCATTCTTGTCCTTATAAGTGCGCGCCAAGTTCATGATCCAACGAAGGCCATCTAGAAATAATCAGCATGTTTCTCCCAGTCATCTTCGGTTAACTTACAAGCTCCCTGCTTTCTTTGCTGCTTCTGAGCAAGTTCTTGGTCCGAAGGAGGTCGGGTGTAATATTCGACCTGGttgttcttgtccttgtATCTCAAGTAACCCTTCTCGTTAACGGCGACCTGATCCTGGATGACTACACAAAGTTAGGCTAGGCAGAAGATAGAATATGTCGCGTAACTCACTGTGTTTCAGGTTGTTGCCCTGAACACCACCGAACCAATGCATGAGCTCGTGGTAAAGCTGAGTGGGGTTAGACACCCAGTTCGTCATGATATGATCACCCTGCGCAGCAGAAGTCTTATACTGTCGAGGCGTAATGCGCGCCTTTCCAGCATCAGACGTCATCTTGGGACAGATAATCAAGAGATCATCTCTCGACGAGATAAGAGCCTCTCGGTTGCCAATGCAGTGTCCAACGGAAGCTGCCTTGGTCTTTCTAAAGTCCCAACGGTTGGCGTGATAAAAGGCACCAGCGATTGTACCGCCGTTCTGGATGTAGCCGCTTACAGCTGGCTGGTCTCTGACCTTGCCTACACCAGGCTCGGGCTCGTCATCGACGTCGTACCACTTAAAGACAGCGTCGCCGCAGACAATCATGGGCTTGGCGTTGGGTTTCTGGGAGAGAATTGGGCTGAAGCCTTTGGCGGGGTTGTTCTGAGATGAGGGCAGAGTGTTGGCCGTCTTGGCGTAGATGTCTTCTCAATGTCAGCAAATTGCATTATTTGAGAAGAGTTCAACAAACCTCTCAAATCCTCAATGTACTTCTGTGTCTCAGCATTATGGCCCTTGTAATTGGGCATGAGTCCAAAGATGCTATTAGCAGCCGACGAAATCCTCGCCCACTTGACAGCACCGTCGGGATCAGAGTTTCGGTCCGGCATCTTTGCaagaagaaactcaagaCTGGTTCTAGCAGCCTCAGCAAGATCAATTGACTGCGTCAGAGCATCCTTGATGTCGTTCTCAAAGCCATTGCAGCTAGGGTCAATCTCCCAAGGATCCAGCGATGCATCGACAGCGAGTGCAGAGCTGGAAAGACCAGCGGCCAGCAAAAAGCTAGACAAACGCATTATGGGCAAAAAGAATCACGGTACTGTAAAGAGTGACTGTTCAAACGAGTGGCTGCGTTCGGGTAGAACGCGAAAAGGAGCGAATGACTGGAGGACAGACAAGCAAAGACGAATGGAGCTTGATaatgtatgtatgtatattaCATTTTAATGAAATGTTAGAGAGTGTCTCATCCTTGAATGTTTATCTCGATCCATGTAGCCCCTGCAGTAAATTGGCATAAGCTGAGCATCCACTATCCAAGATGACATCCCCACAAATCAGCCCTGGGGGTTTCATCCTTTGATCCTACGCTGATGGACGAGTCTCAAAGGCATCACTAAGAAAGAACAGACCATTGAGTATCGGCCAGACCGGATAGTGAGTTGAtgcagcctcagcctcgatTGTCTTCTTGAATTTGATATGAAACTCCACAGTAGTATTGTTGATGAACCAACTATCGGTGGACGGAGAATAAGACTCCCCACATTCTGTGCCGTTGTGCATTTCGCTTATTGCCGATCCTTGGGCTGTGCCTCACAAGGCAATTGTCGGCAGATATTTTCGCATATTAAGAGATGAGAGAAATTCATCGTTTTTTTAGACTACGCCACTGTGAACGAAGGATTTACGGTTATCTGACACCATCTAGATAGCTAGAAAATGACAGAAATCAGTCCGATTGTGAAGAGAGTCTAAAAGGTTGCGCAAGACAGGGGGGTTATAGGCGTCGCCATTCATGATAGACGAATCACTTGAATAAAAGAGATTGACTGGGTAGGAAGTGATAGGCAAAGGATTGCGCTCTCCGAGGGATTGACATTAGCACTCCATCTCACCATCTCCATAATAGCAAAGCCGTACGACACCCAATAAGCATAACATAACTCCGAGATAAAATACTCAATGCAACAGTAATATCGACGATCAGCTCTGCCTTACCAGGTTTCAAATCCAACTCAATTTCACCGAGTCCTTCCCGTTACATTCTCATCATGCACGGTCCAAATCTCCCAACAAGGCTGAGCATCAGCAGCTCCACAACGTTTCACGTAAGTTAATTAAGCTGACATGTTTCAAGGGTCAATAGATTAAGCTCCACTGCCACCTTTTGTAGCCATGACGAGTATATTCTCACGGTATGTTTGTTCCATGAAAAGGCAACCCAGCGCCTCTCCTCCAACATTGGTCCTTTGTTTTACGGACACTCTTTCATTCGTTTGCCTTGGACTGTACTCATTCATTCGTTTATGCTAGTATAGTCGTTCACTCTTTTATTTTCACGTTCTTTACATAATGCAGCAGCCTTGGAAGTTGCGCGCTCTTGCGCTATGTCTTGCGACGTCGTTGTCGGGCGTTTCTGGGCAGGAGTTTTCTACAACAACGGGTACCGAGACTTCGACGGACCTGGGTTTCGTTGCGCCTTCAACTCAGGTTGCTCTTCCTGAGACGACCTCTTCAGAGCCTTTCATCAATCAGGCTCCCTCTTCTGCTGCCTCTGAAGCGCAAGTGGAGATTCCCACTACTtctgttgatgaggagacaACTCAGATCAATGTTGCTCCTGCTTCAACTGAAGAGACTAGCCAGGTTGTAGAGCCTACAACAAACGTTGCTCCACCAGCTGGAACAACAGGgtctgctggtgctggcgtTGAGACATCTTCTCAGCCGGAGCAGTTGCCTGATACTGCCACcaccgacaacaacaaccccGTTAACACTGCTACTGGCCATCCCGTGTTTCCCAACCCAAAAACTCAAAAGACTGAGCCTGGTACCCAGTCCACTGACGCTGCTCCTGTGGACCAGACCTCAACTGAGCTTGCTGGTACTCCTTCTGAGGCTACTACCGGCGCCGCTACTGACGCTGTCACTGATATCCAACCTCCTGTTGTCTCTACCGAGTCAACTGAGGTTGCCGAGCCTACCACTCAGGTCCCAGTCCCCGAGGTCACCACTGAGACCTCCGCGGCTGCTCAGCCTACCACCGACAAGGCACCTGGGGTCTCGACTGAATCTGTTCCTGCTCCCAGTGTCGAATCTACTACCGAGTTGAAGGCTCCTGAGGTTTCCACTTCTGAGGAGGCTCAGATCCCTGTCGAGTCCACCACTGACAAGGCTGAGCCTACGACCGAGGAGAAGCCGGAACCAGAGCCTACCACTGAGTCCaaggaggctgagaagcccACCACTCAGGCTCCTGGTCCCGAGCCCACAACTGAGGACGCTGGCTCAAACGAGCCAACAACGAAGAACGAGCCTGGTCAGACCGGTGCTCCCGACGAGCCCGAGAAGACTACCGCCCCTCCCAAGCCTACCACCACTGAGGATGGTATCGTTACTGGTTCCAACGGCGCTGTTGTGACTTATGTCCCTGAGCAGGACAAGGACTTCTCCGACTTCACTGGTACCACCACTACTactgatgatggtggtgctgCTATCGTCATCTTCCCCGGTGGTTGGTTCTGGAAGCCCTCTGGCAATCTCCCTGGTGGTATTCTGCCCCCTCCTCCTGGTACTAACCCCGCTGGAGCTGGCGGTGGTACTCCCGGTGGCGGTGGTGAGGGCGAgggagatggcgaggatgacAAGAacgagaccaagaaggaggatgaagagcagtccaccaaggaagaagaaaagtcTACCGCTGAGCCCTCCACTGCTGAGACGACCGCCAAGACAACTGAGGCTACCACTACTACCGAGGCTTGCTCCGCTGTTGAGATCGAGGACTGCACCAGAACCATCTCGTACTACACCACCGATGGAACCGTCACTCACACCGAGTTTGGTGACTGCCCTACCGTCGCCAGCTGCGCAACTGGTACCCAAGCCACTTCTACCGAGACTGTGTctgccgaggccgaggaagGTGAGGAGCTCGACATCGAAGAGCTGGAGAGCGATATTCCTGATGACTTTGACTCTGAGCCTGATGAGGAGACCGTAGAGGCTCTTGAGGATGCTTTAGATGAGggacttggtgttggtgcgACTACCACCGAGGAGCCTACTGCTTCGTCTACTGGTACTGAGACCACTGGCGAGGCTACTTCCACTGAAGATGAGACTACCAGTGATGCCAAGACTGAGGAGACTACTTCTTCGGAAGCTACCACTGAGCGAACCACTACCATCCCCAGCACTCTCATCACGACTACCCGCAACACCGACTCCTCCAACGAGTCTTCTGGTACAACTTCCGACGGTACTACAACCCAGCTCACCTCGTCTGACATGATCACTTCCACCTCTGCCACAACCACCATGCGCACTTACTACCCCTGCATTCCCCACGGTGGCCCTCGCGTTGAAACTCCCTACTGTAACTGCGAGACAACCAGCGAGGGTAAACAATACGTCGTCACAGCGCCTATGATCTCAGGCCAATGTGCAGACTACACCGAGTTCCCCATGAGCATGTACACCACCCCCCCTCCTGCCCCCGAGCCCACTGTCTTCAAGGAGCCCTTCACCCGGACCGACGCCGGTACTGTTCTCGTTTACGAGTCCTACTCCCTCAGCTACTTCGccgtcaacaccatcaagGTCACCGCCACCGTGGGTCTCGGCGAAGCATCCACCGTATCAACTCCTCTGCCTACCGCCACGAACTGGAACGGCGATGGCTCAAGTATCTGCAGCAGCGGCGACAAGAACGTTCGCAACGCTGTTGCTGGAGCTTGCGAGGCTGCGCTGAATAAGTTTGAGGATGACACTTTGTATACTGACTATGTTTCTCGCTATGAGCGCATGGGAAGTATTCTGAAGGTTCTCACTTTCGGCAAGGCTGGTTGCACGGTTCAGTTCTCTTGCGATGACTATGGTATTGGAATGAAGGGCAAGGACATTAAGGATCTGTAAGTTGACTTGGACCTGTTCCATTTGAGATTTATGCTAACTTTGTTGCAGGCGCCGACAGCAAGAGGGCTTGACTCGTTGTGGCAACATTGACTTGTCCAACTCGTGCAAGATTCACATTGACTACTGTACAGAGTGTCACCATGATGGTTAGAGAAGATATTTAGTATATCATTACATTAATAGAGAGGTTTATCTCCTTAAAAATCTCGTTCAGTGGAACATTCGGTGCAGAAGCTGTGCCCCCTGGTACAGATGCCATACGTGAAGACTGGTCTGGATTGTTCGATTTGGTTGATGTTCCAAAGTCAGTAGCGCGAAGAATCTGGTCCAGGGAGTTAGACAGGTTGGAAGTTGTTGAATCGCCGCCCCAAGCATTGCCTAAAGAGCTGTACAGAAGTGGATAGTCACTGGTCTGGAGAGGTTGACCTTAGGCCAAAAATCACTAGGGCGTGGTATCGGTAGATTTGTGGTCGTCTTTCTGGTGGGGGTGGGGGGGCGACTTGGGCACTGCAAGGGCACCAGAGACTTAGCATTGAGTGGTATGACATACCCTATTAGGAGTGAGTCCGACGCCCTTCGAGGTCGTGCTACAAGTTCTGATAGCCGATTTCTCGACTAGTCAAGTACGAGGTCTGGGTTGCGTCGGTTCTTGGCATCACACTGTACTGACGTTGAATAGCACGGATCTAAGGATTTGTCTAATACCTATCAATTGTCCCATTTATACTTATGATAGCTTGACACGTCTGGTTACCTAACCCTACCATACATGTTCATTAGAGACTAGGAATGCTCCGCATCTATACTGATTACAGTACAGATAGTTTTGTTTATACTCTATTTAAGGTGTTCAGAGAGTATCCACCTATCTTTATAACGTTACTACTTACTCCACTACTCCactgaagaaggaggagactCGGGCCGTTAAGAGACTGCGTTGTCTTTTCGACCTATTAACAATGCGCTATTTAGTAAGCTGGGAGTTATCTCTCCGATTTCACTCCTTAGCTATCTCGGGAGGtaaagaaaggaaagaagTAAGAAAATTCTTTTTCACGCCCTACGCCTCACGCCCCGAAGATAGTGGACCAAGAACGACGCCCTGCGGATGTACGGATCCGTAGTGGGGCCGAACTTTATAGGACTGGAATCATCTACGTATCAAGGAGCCATGGTACCTTTATAATAGTGTACAGTCACGTCTGCACACAATTTCTGGCATCCTTATACCAACACTGTTCCTGCAGAGGGAGAAATATGATCGCCAAAGCCGTCACACCCCGTGTCCACGTCTTGGGACTGGGAAGTATCGGCACGTTTGCTGCTCACTCGCTCGCTGAAGTTCCGCCTCCTCTAACCCCGTCGATCACTCTGCTACTACATCGAGCGTCTCTAGTTGACCAGTACCGGAGGAATGGGAGCCAGATTACCTTGCAGACAAGAGAAGGCGAAATTATCAGCCACGGCGACTACAACCTGGAAGTGCTGCAAGATGGCCAATGGCATAGCGCCTCTTCAACGTGTTGTGAGACGACACCGATTCGCAATATGACGGTTCAAGATGACATCATCGACAATCTTATCGTCTCAGTCAAAGGTCCACAGACATCCTCAGCATTGCGACCCTTGAAGCACCGACTGAATGCTTCTTCACATATTCTTTTCTTGCAAAACGGGACTGGAATGATAGAAGATGTCAAGAAGCATGTATTCACCAAGGAAGAAACCCGACCTAACTTCATAACCGGGGTTATATCACATGGAGTAACACTCAACTCACCCTTCAACATCACCCATACTGGATTTGCAGCAACATCTTTGGGCCTTGTGCCTCGGTGCGAACAAATCGCCAAGGCCACTCCTAGAACAAAACCCTATCTTCTCGACGCTCTTGCCTTAGTACCAAGATTGAACGCTACCTCATATTCATTCCTCGACGTTTTTCAGATACAGCTAGAGAAGCTCGCAGTCAACGCATTCTGCAATCCTCTCTGCGCCTTGAACGACGCTAAGAACAAATTCCTCTTCACCATTCCCGAGACGAGACGCGCTCTGCTTACAGAGATATCCCAAGTTGTGTGCGCCCTTCCTGAGTTACGCGATATACCTGGTGTTCCGGAGCGGTTCTTAGTAGAGAGGCTCGAGGCGACAGTGGACGGGATTATTCAGAAGACGGCTGAGACTACGTGTTCAATGGTAGTGGACCTGCGACGTGGACAGAAAACAGAGATTCAGTTTATTAATGGGTACTGGTGTCGGCGAGGCAGGGAGGTTGGAGTGCCGACGCCGATTAATGACAAGCTTGTAAGAGAGATCTTAGAGCGGCAGGGAGATGCGGGGCTTGCCCTGGATTATACATAAATGTTTAGCTAGTATAATGATGTAAATGGCATATGACATCAGTAACAGCAACACCATACTCATATTCTCTCCTTCAAGGTTCCCCATATCACAGTCTACTAGTAATTCTGTTCGATGATTTATCTCATCACTGCAAGGCTTTTCTCTGCCCAACTTTCGGATTGCCAACTACTGTAGCCTAATAGCACTGCGGTTATTTCCGGCCATAACCTATCAGTCGCTCTATTATGGCCACCAATGCTTTGGATCATAATCGCCATTTCGATTACAATGGCTTTATATGTTATTTTAGTGAATGAATCTTCTAGTACAGATGTAGGATATATAAGATCGCGACTGGTGTCACAAACATAACTTCCTGGTAAAGTCTACTCCCTAAGCCTTCTTTGGCAAGTGGATATCATCAATAGCAATCCTGAGTCCACTGCCCGCATTTGTTAAACATCTGATAGAAAGTTTCATGGCTGCTGGGCTGATGGTTTCGGAATTAAAAGTTATATCTTGTTTGGTCCAGGTCTTGAGAGGCAAAGGTGTTTCAAGCTGCAGAAAGTCGGGGAAGTACGCTCCGCTGTCATCGACGCTTCTTTGCTCAACGCCTATGTAGCAATCCTGGAAGTTTTGCGGCTGCTGGTCTTCATAGACGTACCACCAGTACGTCAGCGAGCAAAGCTGTCTTTGTTCCAAGGTCACTGCCTGTTTAATGTAACCATTTTGCGCGGTGTTTATCATGGACCAATATCTGCATTGGTAGTGTTAGCATTTTATTCAAGGAGAATATTTATGTGTACGGGGCGCTACGTACGCCGAGTGAAAACCTGTGTGGGCAAGGTCAGACTTGATATTGACTGACACGGGAGAGACAGCGTCTCCCAACGTCCTTGGAGATCCGTCAAAATCTCCGTCAGCGTTTGGTTCATCAAACGATGGGTTAAAAAAGGGCTCTCATTTGAGCTATATACGAAGTGATTCTgataattaattattatttgaTTGCAGCATGAAGTCAGGTGTTGAaattgatggtgttgatagTAGACTGGGGTATTCCAGACTTTTGGCCAAGTCGGATGCCAAGAGCCAGTACCTTTATCTGGTTCAAGAACTGAAAAAGTTGGGATCTCTCGCATATCTCCCCCTTGTCGAAGCTAAGGGTCACCccgccatcttctttgccaaTGCCTCAGCGGAAGACGATAAGACACTAGACTTCATTCTCGAGGCTTGGAACAATCAATCTCCAGTTATCGTCGCTGGTGGTTACACCCCGGAATCAGCAGTATCGGCTGTTGATGATCATTACAGGAAATGGGATGTACTCATCGCTTTTGGCCGTCATTTCCTCGCCAACCCCGACTTAGTCTTCAGAGTTCAGAAGGGGTTGGAGCTGAACAAATATAACCGAACAACATTCTATATCAATATGTCGGAGGAGGGTTACAATGATTACCCTTTCCACCAGGAGTTCTCTGAATACGCAACAGCGGCCTGAATGATCAGAGCTGGGCAGAGAATAGGGAATAGAGAACCAACTTATTGCTTAGTTTC belongs to Fusarium oxysporum Fo47 chromosome V, complete sequence and includes:
- a CDS encoding RmlC-like cupin domain-containing protein, which gives rise to MAPSEDYQNIFHWAETQKDGSIPSFALRKNDPYTYLSGFNNHHESEAIPGTIPQGQNSPRCVRFGLYAEQMTTSFGASRQANKNSWLYRARPAVAHQGFTDMPKVEGTESCFLPLNPAVRISPTQLAWLPFDISEGTDFISGLRTIAGSGDPTLREGLATHIFSATKSMEKRAFVNSDGDFLIIAQQGNLDIQTEFGSLYVQPGEICVIQRGQRFKVAVEGPTRGYILEVWGSHFELPELGPLGSNGLANARDFLYPKANYTVTRDDPWEIVYKLGGRFFKSTQNHCPFDVVAWHGNYAPYKYDLTKFINVGSISVDHIDPSIFCVLTAASRDANAPLADFLIFSPRWDVASHTYRPPYYHRNAASELMGLIYGEYAGRSDEFQPGGVSFECGWVPHGVAYEEFKAASAQPPPQMQISKGAVAFMFESCRQLTITDWAWNSDKKHEHEPKMWDNLVDNFSEHLDEINEILGKKTL
- a CDS encoding ketopantoate reductase PanE/ApbA C terminal-domain-containing protein, which translates into the protein MIAKAVTPRVHVLGLGSIGTFAAHSLAEVPPPLTPSITLLLHRASLVDQYRRNGSQITLQTREGEIISHGDYNLEVLQDGQWHSASSTCCETTPIRNMTVQDDIIDNLIVSVKGPQTSSALRPLKHRLNASSHILFLQNGTGMIEDVKKHVFTKEETRPNFITGVISHGVTLNSPFNITHTGFAATSLGLVPRCEQIAKATPRTKPYLLDALALVPRLNATSYSFLDVFQIQLEKLAVNAFCNPLCALNDAKNKFLFTIPETRRALLTEISQVVCALPELRDIPGVPERFLVERLEATVDGIIQKTAETTCSMVVDLRRGQKTEIQFINGYWCRRGREVGVPTPINDKLQHHTHILSFKVPHITVY